The following are encoded in a window of Bacillus sp. SORGH_AS_0510 genomic DNA:
- a CDS encoding ATP-binding protein translates to MILLDYIMNLAIFSLMVSTPLVVRSFIKHKPFKRVKLWVGLYGGIVSIILVILSIHQEGYSYDIRYAPVILVFTYLGPIAGFITGVFSLLMRLYSSGQWMPAIIGWSVIMISFSIIHVYISRLTAIKKGAILSGAYVIIYVITVPGLFNVLRDKPMFHFQYLIFVMLGVIIGSLLIESYVKLHRLNNRLSDMNTMLEESESKYRIIAENTSDLIMVMNQDHSISYFSPSHEMVLGFQASELEKFELCKFIHPDDVCLFKNTVKTMFEQKESQALEFRLKHKEGYYIEFESRCMPVTGEGQSVEHIVIISRDISERKKSEEILLQSEKLSIVGELAAGVAHEIRNPLTTIKGFLQLYRGENTAIDRLLLTELERIEGITSELLSLGKPQAVQLNRTDLKELLEDTLELLSPEALMNDIQIKLLMEETDFFITCERNQVKQVFLNILKNAMESMKDGGEISVDLRKSSEGECLILVQDQGCGIPEELLPRLGEPFYSLKEKGTGLGVMICHKILKQHHGSISYKSKINEGTLVEITLPLAN, encoded by the coding sequence TTGATTCTTTTAGACTATATTATGAATCTCGCAATTTTTTCGCTAATGGTCAGTACACCTCTGGTAGTCCGCTCGTTCATCAAACATAAACCCTTTAAGAGGGTTAAACTTTGGGTAGGATTATACGGCGGGATCGTTTCAATCATTCTTGTCATACTATCCATTCACCAGGAAGGTTATTCGTACGATATACGGTATGCCCCTGTCATCCTGGTTTTCACTTATCTTGGACCCATCGCAGGATTCATTACCGGGGTTTTCTCATTACTCATGAGGCTCTATTCCAGTGGTCAATGGATGCCGGCAATTATCGGCTGGTCGGTCATTATGATAAGTTTTTCGATTATCCATGTGTATATTTCACGGCTGACTGCAATTAAAAAGGGTGCCATTCTATCTGGAGCATATGTAATTATATACGTGATTACCGTGCCAGGTCTTTTCAATGTTTTGAGAGACAAGCCTATGTTTCACTTTCAATATCTAATTTTTGTGATGTTAGGCGTTATTATTGGCTCCCTGCTAATCGAATCCTATGTGAAGCTGCACAGATTGAACAATCGTCTGTCCGACATGAATACAATGTTAGAAGAAAGTGAATCCAAATATCGAATCATTGCTGAAAACACCTCAGATTTAATAATGGTGATGAATCAGGATCATTCGATTAGTTACTTCTCTCCTTCACATGAGATGGTTTTAGGATTCCAAGCGAGCGAATTAGAGAAATTTGAATTATGTAAGTTTATTCATCCAGATGATGTCTGTCTTTTTAAAAACACAGTCAAGACCATGTTTGAGCAGAAAGAATCTCAAGCGTTAGAATTCCGTTTGAAACACAAAGAAGGTTATTATATCGAATTTGAATCCCGTTGTATGCCCGTAACAGGAGAAGGACAATCAGTTGAACATATCGTTATTATCAGCCGGGATATTTCTGAACGGAAAAAATCAGAGGAAATCCTTCTTCAATCCGAGAAGCTTTCTATTGTCGGAGAACTTGCTGCGGGCGTTGCTCATGAAATCAGGAACCCTTTGACAACCATTAAAGGCTTCCTGCAGCTCTATCGCGGTGAGAATACCGCTATTGACCGTTTGCTGCTTACAGAATTAGAGCGGATCGAAGGGATTACTAGCGAATTACTCTCTTTAGGAAAGCCGCAAGCTGTACAATTAAATCGGACCGATTTGAAGGAATTACTAGAAGATACATTAGAATTACTGTCACCGGAAGCGCTGATGAATGATATTCAAATAAAGTTACTGATGGAGGAAACTGACTTCTTTATTACTTGTGAAAGAAATCAAGTCAAGCAGGTATTCCTCAATATTTTAAAAAATGCGATGGAGTCCATGAAGGATGGAGGAGAAATTAGTGTCGACCTACGAAAGAGTTCAGAGGGTGAGTGCCTGATTTTAGTACAAGACCAAGGATGCGGCATTCCTGAAGAGCTTCTACCTCGTCTAGGTGAGCCGTTCTATAGTTTAAAAGAAAAGGGAACGGGGCTGGGCGTTATGATTTGTCATAAGATTCTTAAGCAGCACCATGGCAGTATATCGTATAAGAGTAAAATAAACGAAGGAACACTAGTAGAGATTACACTACCCCTGGCTAATTAA
- a CDS encoding Zn-dependent hydrolase: MQKQKLLINGERLMKELERFADFGRTENNGVTRLSLSEEDRRVRDYFRSCCEELGMSVKVDDMGCMYATLEGTENKPPILIGSHLDTVKKGGRFDGVLGVVTGLEVIRTLVENNIKPKIPITIVNFTNEEGARFEPSMMASGVLSGKFDKSVMLQKKDAEGTIFGEALKAIGYEGDVENRLKEATAFLELHIEQGPILEKENLTIGVVECVVGMACYEIEVTGESDHAGTTPMDMRKDALFATNNLINEIRKRLGSLDEELVFTIGRVNVYPSIHTVIPNKVIFTLEARHKDMEIVNAVKDFIHGLPQFAENEGCEIKTTKLWERDTVWFEPEVCELLEQSAQSLGYTHKRMVSGAGHDAQFIASYVPTAMLFVPSINGKSHCEVELTTWEDCEKGVNVILDTVLSILSK; this comes from the coding sequence ATGCAAAAGCAAAAGCTACTGATTAACGGGGAAAGATTGATGAAGGAACTGGAAAGATTTGCTGATTTTGGCCGGACAGAAAACAATGGGGTTACGAGATTGTCATTATCAGAGGAAGACCGTCGCGTAAGAGATTACTTTCGTTCCTGCTGTGAAGAATTAGGTATGTCGGTCAAGGTAGACGACATGGGGTGTATGTATGCCACGCTGGAAGGGACCGAAAACAAACCTCCTATTTTGATAGGTTCACACTTGGACACCGTAAAGAAAGGCGGCCGCTTTGACGGCGTTTTAGGTGTAGTTACTGGACTGGAAGTAATCAGAACACTAGTAGAAAATAATATTAAGCCGAAAATTCCAATCACTATTGTTAACTTTACAAATGAAGAGGGTGCTCGATTTGAGCCTTCCATGATGGCTTCAGGTGTCCTTTCAGGGAAATTTGATAAATCCGTCATGCTGCAAAAGAAAGATGCAGAAGGAACCATATTTGGAGAAGCCCTGAAAGCTATCGGGTATGAGGGAGACGTAGAAAATCGTCTGAAAGAAGCCACTGCCTTCCTCGAACTTCATATTGAACAAGGACCAATTTTAGAAAAAGAGAACCTCACTATTGGTGTTGTTGAATGTGTTGTAGGGATGGCGTGTTATGAGATTGAAGTAACAGGAGAATCGGACCACGCCGGTACAACACCGATGGATATGCGAAAGGACGCCCTCTTTGCAACGAATAATTTAATCAATGAGATCCGTAAACGCCTTGGCAGCCTAGATGAGGAATTAGTATTTACTATTGGCCGGGTGAATGTCTATCCGAGCATTCACACCGTTATTCCAAACAAAGTCATTTTTACTCTTGAGGCAAGGCATAAAGATATGGAAATCGTCAACGCCGTCAAAGATTTCATTCATGGGCTCCCTCAGTTCGCTGAAAATGAGGGCTGTGAGATCAAAACTACTAAACTATGGGAGCGGGATACGGTTTGGTTTGAGCCGGAAGTCTGTGAGCTTTTAGAGCAATCCGCTCAGTCGCTTGGGTATACCCACAAGCGGATGGTCAGCGGTGCGGGGCATGATGCTCAATTTATTGCCAGCTATGTTCCGACGGCCATGCTTTTTGTGCCAAGTATCAATGGTAAGAGCCACTGTGAAGTAGAATTGACTACTTGGGAAGACTGTGAAAAAGGGGTCAATGTTATCCTAGATACCGTGCTTTCTATATTATCCAAATAG